The Desmonostoc muscorum LEGE 12446 genome includes a region encoding these proteins:
- a CDS encoding GIY-YIG nuclease family protein — MSYVYLLHFSEAIGGTKGRGKAQHYLGYTGLSLKKRIEMHNAGTGAKICRAAVTNGRQLNLVRHWSNGTRSLERQLKRQHNSPRLCPICNKRLVILTQKNQ, encoded by the coding sequence ATGAGTTACGTGTACCTGCTTCACTTTTCAGAAGCAATAGGAGGAACAAAAGGGAGGGGAAAAGCCCAACACTACCTGGGCTACACCGGACTGAGCCTGAAGAAACGAATTGAAATGCACAACGCCGGAACCGGAGCCAAAATATGCCGAGCCGCCGTAACTAATGGCAGACAACTAAACCTCGTTCGCCACTGGAGCAACGGCACCCGAAGCTTGGAGCGTCAACTCAAACGCCAGCACAACAGCCCCCGGCTGTGCCCAATCTGCAACAAGCGACTAGTGATATTAACTCAGAAGAACCAATGA